The following coding sequences are from one Microbulbifer sp. TB1203 window:
- a CDS encoding GNAT family N-acetyltransferase gives MTDYASLVITPLNNHHDRPGFHCGNTSLDDYIRKQARQDVKRRVSKVFVATEESHPSTIVGYYTLSTLSIELNQLPENLARKLPRHPIPAALLGRLAVSQAAQGHGVGRVLLADALKRTLAASDEIAIYAMVVDAIDEDAQSFYEQFGFARLATDSRRLFLPLKSL, from the coding sequence ATGACCGACTACGCCAGCCTCGTTATAACGCCACTGAACAATCACCACGACAGGCCCGGCTTCCACTGCGGCAATACCTCCCTGGATGACTACATCCGAAAGCAGGCTCGACAGGATGTGAAACGCCGAGTCAGCAAGGTGTTCGTGGCGACAGAAGAGAGTCACCCGAGCACCATCGTGGGTTACTACACCCTTTCCACCCTGTCGATTGAACTCAATCAACTGCCGGAGAATCTCGCCCGCAAGCTACCCCGCCACCCGATTCCGGCCGCTTTACTCGGCAGACTGGCGGTCAGCCAGGCCGCGCAGGGGCATGGGGTGGGCCGAGTGCTGTTGGCCGATGCCTTAAAGCGCACGCTGGCCGCGAGCGATGAAATCGCCATCTATGCCATGGTGGTCGACGCTATCGACGAAGATGCACAAAGTTTTTACGAACAGTTCGGATTTGCGCGGCTCGCTACCGATAGTCGCCGCTTGTTCCTGCCACTAAAATCTCTGTGA
- the smpB gene encoding SsrA-binding protein SmpB, producing the protein MAKKKKAPTSNTIALNKKARHDYFIEEKFEAGLELQGWEVKSCREGKAQLTDSYVIFKGGEAWLLGARIQPLPSASTHFVTEPDRTRRLLLKRRELHKLITAVEQKGHTIVATALYWKKHLIKCEIALAKGKAKYDKRETEKERDWDRQKQRVLRSDNR; encoded by the coding sequence ATGGCCAAAAAGAAAAAGGCACCGACCTCCAATACCATCGCCCTCAACAAGAAGGCCCGCCACGATTACTTTATCGAAGAGAAGTTCGAGGCAGGCCTGGAGCTGCAGGGCTGGGAGGTAAAGAGCTGCCGCGAGGGCAAAGCCCAGCTCACCGACAGCTACGTAATCTTCAAAGGCGGCGAGGCCTGGCTGCTGGGCGCGCGCATCCAACCGCTTCCCAGCGCCTCCACCCACTTCGTCACCGAGCCGGACCGCACCCGCCGGCTGCTACTGAAGCGGCGCGAGTTGCACAAACTGATCACCGCCGTGGAACAGAAGGGTCACACCATTGTGGCTACCGCGCTCTACTGGAAAAAGCACCTGATCAAGTGCGAGATAGCACTGGCCAAGGGCAAGGCCAAGTACGACAAACGCGAAACCGAAAAAGAGCGCGACTGGGACCGCCAGAAACAGCGGGTATTACGCAGCGACAATCGCTAG
- a CDS encoding DUF1778 domain-containing protein, with protein sequence MSATTDAKQDRINLRLKHNAKKVLERAASFEGKTVSNFILTSALARAEKTIQEHEMMSLNARDSEAFFNALNKPVRFNKKLAAALKEHDRRTTGK encoded by the coding sequence ATGAGTGCGACCACAGACGCCAAACAAGACCGGATCAACCTCCGGTTGAAGCACAATGCCAAGAAAGTGCTGGAGCGCGCCGCGAGCTTCGAAGGCAAAACCGTCAGCAACTTTATCCTCACCAGTGCCCTGGCCCGTGCCGAGAAAACCATTCAAGAGCATGAAATGATGAGCCTGAACGCCCGGGATTCCGAGGCCTTCTTCAACGCATTGAACAAACCGGTCCGCTTCAACAAAAAACTGGCAGCCGCCCTCAAAGAACATGATCGGCGCACTACCGGGAAATGA
- a CDS encoding sodium-dependent transporter — protein MSAPRGQFSSNVGFLMAAAGSAVGLGNIWGFPTKAASNGGAAFVVVYLFMAFLLAYPALMAELTIGRHARRNMVQALRGIARGPVTRFLGGLTGFGGILVASLILSFYAIVAGWMVAHLAAPFATLAGAGGAADWLTGDSALRNLTATAIFSGLTMLIIASGVEKGIERWSTLLMPSLILLLLLLIIYVLAQDGAMEGLEVYLMPDFSHLSPQLMLSAMGQAFFSLSLGVGTMLIYGSYLSREESLPRLGALVTLIDVGIAFTAGLLILPAMYVAQEAGTQIFSESGELIAGPGLIMQVLPALFETMGTAGLFVAIAFFALMVIAALTSSISMLEVPVAFAIENLGIGRRLATPLVGLAIFAISSLIIFNFDALFGLVVSISTEYGQPILGVALCIFAGWIWRRDQLLAELEKGHENVEQTLFWKVWPWYVRIVCPLLILAAFVQSVF, from the coding sequence ATGAGTGCACCGCGAGGACAATTCAGTTCCAATGTCGGCTTCCTGATGGCCGCAGCGGGCTCCGCCGTGGGCCTGGGCAATATCTGGGGTTTTCCCACCAAAGCCGCCAGCAACGGCGGCGCCGCCTTTGTGGTGGTCTACCTGTTTATGGCCTTCCTGCTCGCCTACCCGGCACTGATGGCGGAACTCACCATCGGCCGCCACGCGCGCCGCAATATGGTCCAGGCGTTGCGCGGCATCGCCCGCGGCCCGGTGACCCGCTTTCTCGGCGGCCTGACCGGGTTCGGCGGCATTCTCGTGGCCTCGCTGATCCTCAGCTTCTACGCCATCGTCGCCGGCTGGATGGTGGCGCACCTGGCGGCACCCTTCGCCACCCTGGCCGGCGCCGGCGGCGCCGCGGACTGGCTCACCGGCGACAGCGCCCTGCGCAATCTCACCGCCACCGCCATCTTCAGCGGTCTCACCATGCTGATTATCGCCAGTGGTGTGGAGAAGGGGATCGAGCGCTGGTCCACCCTGCTGATGCCGTCGCTGATCCTGCTGCTGCTGTTGCTGATCATCTATGTGCTGGCCCAGGACGGTGCGATGGAGGGCCTGGAAGTCTATCTGATGCCTGACTTCAGCCACCTGTCGCCGCAGCTGATGCTCTCCGCCATGGGCCAGGCCTTCTTCTCCCTTTCCCTGGGCGTGGGCACCATGCTGATCTACGGCTCCTACCTCAGCCGGGAAGAGAGCCTGCCGCGCCTGGGTGCACTGGTAACCCTGATCGACGTGGGCATTGCCTTTACCGCCGGCCTGCTGATCCTGCCGGCGATGTACGTGGCCCAGGAGGCGGGCACCCAGATCTTCTCCGAGAGTGGCGAACTGATCGCCGGCCCGGGGCTGATCATGCAGGTACTGCCGGCCCTGTTCGAGACCATGGGCACCGCCGGGCTGTTCGTGGCCATCGCTTTCTTCGCGCTGATGGTGATCGCTGCCCTCACCTCCTCCATCTCCATGCTGGAAGTCCCCGTGGCCTTCGCCATCGAAAACCTGGGCATCGGGCGCCGCCTGGCCACCCCGCTGGTGGGGCTCGCAATCTTCGCCATCAGCAGCCTGATCATCTTTAACTTCGACGCCCTGTTCGGACTGGTGGTCAGCATCAGCACCGAGTACGGCCAGCCGATACTGGGCGTGGCCCTGTGCATCTTCGCCGGCTGGATCTGGCGGCGCGACCAGTTGCTGGCGGAATTGGAAAAGGGCCACGAGAACGTGGAACAGACCCTGTTCTGGAAGGTCTGGCCCTGGTATGTGCGCATCGTCTGCCCGTTGCTGATACTGGCGGCCTTCGTCCAGTCAGTTTTCTAA